In the genome of Vibrio ziniensis, the window AACTGAGAAGGCTCAGCATCGCCTGCAACGCGGTACTTGATGGCTTATGGATTGAAGGTGGCGCTTTGCCGGAGGAGCTTAGCTCACAAGAGCTGGTGGATGTGGCTGTGACGACTTTCGGTCAAGTGATTGGTGTCGAGTTGATGAGCCATATTCAATCAGAGCTACAACCACCGTTTTGAATTAACATAGTTTTTGATCCAACAAGAAGCCCCGCATTTGCGAGGCTTTTGCATCTTAGGAGGTTGCGAATTAACGCATGGTAACAAACTCTTCAGAGCCTGTTGGATGGATAGCAACGACTGAGTCGAAGTCCGCTTTGGTAGCACCCATCTTCATTGCTACGCCGAAGCCTTGGATCATTTCATCGACAGCGAAACCAATGCCGTGAAGACCAACTACCGTTTCTTCTTCACCGGCACAAACCAACTTCATCTTACATGGTTGACGGTGCTGAGTGACGGCTGTGTACATAGCGGTAAAGCTTGAAGTGTACACTTTCACGTTCTCTTCGCCGTATTTTGCAACCGCTTCAGGCTGAGTCAGACCGATAGTACCGATTGGTGGATGACTGAATACCACAGTCGGTACTAAGTTGTAGTCCATCTTCGCGTTGGTTTTACCGTTGAACAGACGCTCAGACAATTGGCGACCCGCTTTAACTGCCACAGGAGTAAGCTCGATACCACCTTCCATGATATCACCTACACAGTAGATGCCAGCCACGTTAGTATTTTGGTACTCATCAACTTTGATATAGCCTTGCTCGTTGGTTGCAACGCCCGTTGCAGCTAGGTTGATCGCATCTGTTGCTGGGTGACGACCAATAGCCCAAATTAAAGTATCAACGTTTTGGCTTTCACCATTTTCTAAATGAAGAGTCAGGCTACCATCGGCTTCTTTCACGACTTCTTTTGGAACGCTGTGAGTATGAAGTGTTGGACCTTCAGTATTCATTACTTCAACCAAAGTATCGATGATCATTGGGTCGAAGCTACGTAGTGGTGATTCTTTACGGCAGAATAGGTGAGTTTCTGTACCCAGTGCGTGTAGTACACCAGCAATCTCAACGGCGATGTAACCCGCACCAATTACTGCTACGCGTTTTGGCTGTTCTGCTAAGTCAAAGAAACCGTTTGAGTCGATACCATGTTCCGCACCAGGAATGTTAGGAATGGTTGGGCGACCTCCGACAGCGATCAGAATGTTGTCTGCAGTGTAATGAACACCGTTAACTTCTACCGTTTTCGCGTCGATGAACTTAGCAAAACCGCGAATCACTTCCACTTTGTTGTTACCAAGAACACGGTCATAAGATTGGTGAATGCGACCAATATACGCTTGGCGGCTTTCTACCATTTTTGCCCAGTTGAAGCTTTTCACGTCAACGTCGAAGCCGTAATCAGGTGCGTATAGGTTCATTGCTTCAGCAACTTGAGCACCGTGCCACATTACTTTTTTCGGTACACAGCCAACGTTTACACAAGTACCGCCAAGATCTTTCGCTTCAATCAGTGCGACTTTTGCGCCGTACATTGCAGCGCGGTTTGCTGATGCGATACCGCTGCTACCGCCACCGATACAGATGTAATCAAAATGCGTTGTCATTACTTTCTCCACTTATTTTTATTCGTTTCCCACTTTTTATTCGTTTGCCACAAGCAATTCTAAACAGCTTAGGGATAAGTTGTATTCAGTCTACGATACGGAAAAACCAGAGCAAAGTATTCCCATATTGCTATTCGGTAAGATTATTCAGGAACAATCCATTCCACTTTGTAGTGACCGGTCACTGGTGCGATCGCTTCTTTCAAAAACGGCAGGATTTCCTTCATCTGGCTTTCCAGCTTCCACGGTGGGT includes:
- the gorA gene encoding glutathione-disulfide reductase, whose protein sequence is MTTHFDYICIGGGSSGIASANRAAMYGAKVALIEAKDLGGTCVNVGCVPKKVMWHGAQVAEAMNLYAPDYGFDVDVKSFNWAKMVESRQAYIGRIHQSYDRVLGNNKVEVIRGFAKFIDAKTVEVNGVHYTADNILIAVGGRPTIPNIPGAEHGIDSNGFFDLAEQPKRVAVIGAGYIAVEIAGVLHALGTETHLFCRKESPLRSFDPMIIDTLVEVMNTEGPTLHTHSVPKEVVKEADGSLTLHLENGESQNVDTLIWAIGRHPATDAINLAATGVATNEQGYIKVDEYQNTNVAGIYCVGDIMEGGIELTPVAVKAGRQLSERLFNGKTNAKMDYNLVPTVVFSHPPIGTIGLTQPEAVAKYGEENVKVYTSSFTAMYTAVTQHRQPCKMKLVCAGEEETVVGLHGIGFAVDEMIQGFGVAMKMGATKADFDSVVAIHPTGSEEFVTMR